A portion of the Oscillospiraceae bacterium genome contains these proteins:
- a CDS encoding radical SAM mobile pair protein A, whose amino-acid sequence MSICIKDQIQNMNIVIGCTVGCAYCYARNNVKRWHMIDDFSDPEFFPGKLKMMEKKRPQNFLLTGMSDLSGWKPEWRDEVFAKIRENPQHQFLFLTKRPDLLDFDTDLENAWFGVTVTRKAELWRIDALRKNVRAKHYHVTFEPLFDDPGTVDLSGINWIVVGTMTGTQSRKIHTEPEWAWSLADQAHKLGIPVFMKEDLVPIIGDENMIQEMPEEFNKVLEVQKSWKK is encoded by the coding sequence ATGAGTATTTGTATCAAAGATCAGATTCAAAACATGAATATCGTCATCGGATGTACAGTGGGGTGTGCATATTGCTATGCCCGCAATAATGTGAAACGCTGGCATATGATTGATGACTTTTCTGACCCTGAATTCTTTCCGGGTAAGCTCAAGATGATGGAAAAGAAACGTCCGCAGAACTTTCTTCTTACCGGCATGAGCGATCTCTCCGGATGGAAGCCGGAATGGAGAGACGAGGTATTTGCAAAGATCCGTGAAAATCCACAGCATCAGTTTCTGTTTCTGACCAAGCGCCCCGATCTGCTGGATTTTGATACCGATCTGGAAAACGCATGGTTTGGCGTTACGGTGACGAGGAAAGCAGAACTGTGGCGTATCGACGCCCTTCGGAAAAACGTCAGAGCAAAACATTACCATGTTACCTTTGAGCCGTTATTCGACGATCCCGGCACAGTTGACCTTTCCGGAATCAACTGGATCGTTGTGGGCACCATGACAGGAACTCAGAGCAGGAAGATTCATACGGAGCCGGAATGGGCATGGTCTCTGGCGGACCAGGCACATAAGCTCGGCATTCCGGTGTTTATGAAGGAAGACCTTGTCCCTATCATAGGGGATGAAAATATGATTCAGGAAATGCCGGAAGAATTTAATAAAGTGTTAGAGGTACAGAAATCATGGAAGAAGTAA
- a CDS encoding radical SAM mobile pair protein B, with amino-acid sequence MEEVINGILIREVETKNIMTKSSLPVGGYSVNPYVGCTHACKYCYASFMKRFTGHTEEWGTFLDVKHWPKIKNPKKYAGQRVVIGSVTDGYNPQEEQFRNTRKLLEQLIGSDADILICTKSDLVVRDIDLLKKLGRVTVSWSINTLDENFKNDMDSASSIERRIAAMKQVYEAGIRTVCFVSPVFPGITDFEAIFERVKDQCDLFWLENLNLRGGFKKTIMDYIAEKHPDLVPLYDEIYNKHNRSYFEALEVKAAEMAKKYDCAFVDNEMPYGRVPQGHPVIVDYFYHEEIRGTENTGKRNR; translated from the coding sequence ATGGAAGAAGTAATAAATGGAATCCTCATTCGTGAGGTGGAAACAAAGAACATCATGACCAAGTCTAGTCTGCCGGTAGGCGGTTACTCGGTCAATCCCTATGTGGGCTGTACACATGCCTGCAAGTATTGCTATGCTTCTTTTATGAAGCGCTTTACCGGACACACGGAGGAATGGGGCACTTTCCTTGATGTGAAGCATTGGCCGAAAATTAAAAATCCGAAGAAATATGCCGGACAGCGGGTGGTCATCGGTTCTGTGACAGATGGCTACAATCCACAGGAGGAGCAATTCAGGAATACCAGAAAACTTCTGGAGCAGCTGATCGGCAGTGACGCAGATATTCTGATCTGCACAAAGTCGGATCTTGTGGTACGGGATATTGATCTGCTGAAGAAACTTGGACGTGTAACCGTTTCATGGTCGATCAACACACTGGATGAAAATTTCAAGAACGATATGGACTCTGCTTCGAGCATTGAGCGGCGTATCGCTGCTATGAAGCAGGTATATGAAGCAGGTATCCGTACAGTCTGTTTCGTATCCCCGGTATTTCCCGGTATCACGGATTTTGAAGCAATCTTTGAGCGGGTAAAGGATCAGTGCGATCTGTTCTGGCTCGAAAATCTCAATCTTCGAGGCGGTTTCAAAAAGACAATTATGGATTATATCGCCGAAAAACATCCTGATCTTGTACCACTTTACGACGAGATCTATAACAAGCATAACCGCAGCTACTTTGAAGCACTTGAAGTAAAAGCTGCGGAAATGGCTAAGAAGTATGATTGTGCCTTTGTGGATAATGAAATGCCTTATGGAAGAGTCCCGCAGGGACATCCGGTAATCGTGGATTATTTCTATCATGAGGAAATCCGAGGGACAGAGAATACTGGAAAAAGAAATCGTTAA
- a CDS encoding M23 family metallopeptidase: MKRFLLWIISVALGVALLLAAVMGVSYAFTTQGGCPDAAAQFGGQELETNGFCWQVPLLGGRLDKVFASPATLTVQKLGTLYTAHPDITLPDWASYTTLTIQTAVGSVVFAGSVSEYQSFLFPANGEYKAEMTLWRVPKGGMATQFEGGSTGALRKNLGLERPAKPTGWYRYSFRFTLQASADIAFSAERVEQGGIVGVRISGMTGDTAPAVETDLGSVQCVRAADGWRAYIPAAYNASSGGHAVNVAVNGETLTHTLVVLPKDFGTVEVDPEPAATDAANAEFRNAVWGLYEAPAREKLWAGGFVNPAENSMTLVDYGQVKVTNGQQGSRSNSTKLYTIPGEPCRAPANGVVVLARSLALTGNTVVIDHGAGMRSYLYGLQALSVSEGQTVEKGQAVGALGEELTMDFKLGSKSVNPWLLFQTAGGLFWKENG, translated from the coding sequence ATGAAGCGTTTTCTGCTGTGGATCATCAGCGTTGCACTGGGCGTGGCCCTGCTGCTGGCGGCTGTGATGGGGGTGAGCTATGCCTTTACCACGCAGGGCGGCTGCCCGGATGCTGCCGCGCAGTTCGGCGGCCAGGAGCTGGAGACCAACGGCTTCTGCTGGCAGGTGCCGCTGCTGGGCGGCCGGCTGGACAAGGTGTTTGCCAGCCCTGCCACCCTCACGGTGCAGAAGCTGGGCACCCTGTACACGGCGCACCCGGACATTACTCTGCCGGACTGGGCCAGCTACACCACTCTGACCATCCAGACCGCGGTCGGCAGTGTGGTGTTTGCCGGCAGCGTGAGCGAATACCAGAGCTTCCTCTTCCCGGCCAACGGCGAATACAAGGCCGAAATGACCCTCTGGCGCGTGCCCAAGGGCGGTATGGCCACCCAGTTCGAGGGCGGCAGCACCGGTGCCCTGCGCAAAAATCTGGGGCTGGAGCGCCCCGCAAAGCCCACGGGGTGGTACCGGTATTCCTTCCGGTTCACCCTGCAGGCCAGCGCGGACATCGCGTTCTCCGCCGAGCGGGTGGAGCAGGGCGGCATCGTGGGCGTGCGCATCTCCGGCATGACCGGCGACACCGCCCCTGCCGTGGAGACCGACCTTGGCAGCGTGCAGTGCGTGCGCGCCGCCGACGGCTGGCGCGCCTACATCCCGGCGGCCTACAATGCGTCCTCCGGCGGACATGCGGTGAATGTTGCCGTGAACGGCGAGACGCTCACCCACACCCTCGTCGTGCTGCCCAAGGACTTTGGCACCGTGGAGGTGGACCCGGAACCGGCAGCCACCGATGCCGCCAATGCCGAGTTCCGCAATGCGGTCTGGGGCCTGTACGAGGCCCCCGCGCGGGAAAAGCTGTGGGCCGGCGGTTTCGTGAACCCGGCGGAAAACTCCATGACACTGGTGGACTACGGACAGGTAAAGGTGACAAACGGCCAGCAGGGCAGCCGCTCCAATTCCACCAAGCTCTACACCATCCCCGGCGAGCCCTGCCGCGCCCCGGCCAACGGCGTGGTGGTGCTGGCCCGGAGCCTTGCCCTCACCGGCAACACGGTGGTCATCGACCACGGAGCCGGGATGCGCAGCTACCTGTACGGCCTGCAGGCGCTCTCGGTGTCCGAGGGACAGACGGTGGAAAAAGGCCAGGCCGTGGGTGCTCTGGGCGAAGAGCTGACCATGGACTTCAAGCTGGGCAGCAAGAGTGTGAACCCCTGGCTGCTGTTCCAGACCGCCGGCGGATTGTTCTGGAAGGAAAACGGGTAA
- a CDS encoding zf-HC2 domain-containing protein produces the protein MKLDCEVIRDLLPLYAEHMASPASTALVEEHLQECEACRAELEQMLQPVPVQPEPQPDAPLKGIRASLRKKRILTAAAAVLAVLCAVVLVFWMGNLSTPVTAEEAGIWLYNKKEDGANLCVLEVQGENVRLETEGGFSWGKEYVTVRAMRYTFPGLHAALTKLTGSETVSTEIAVSRTQVLAVECADETRYYSDSQQVERFIAGENPDGTVRYGYGTEEQYGHDFKKG, from the coding sequence ATGAAACTGGATTGTGAAGTCATCCGGGATCTGCTGCCGCTGTATGCGGAGCACATGGCAAGCCCGGCCAGTACGGCACTGGTGGAAGAGCATTTGCAGGAATGCGAGGCCTGCCGCGCCGAGCTGGAGCAGATGCTGCAGCCGGTGCCGGTGCAGCCGGAGCCACAGCCGGATGCCCCGCTGAAAGGCATCCGTGCATCTTTGCGCAAAAAGCGCATCCTTACGGCCGCAGCCGCCGTGCTGGCGGTGCTGTGCGCCGTGGTGCTGGTGTTCTGGATGGGCAACCTCAGCACGCCGGTGACGGCGGAGGAAGCCGGGATCTGGCTCTACAACAAAAAGGAGGATGGCGCAAACCTCTGCGTGCTGGAAGTGCAGGGCGAGAATGTCCGGCTGGAGACCGAGGGCGGGTTCAGCTGGGGCAAGGAATACGTCACCGTCCGGGCCATGCGGTATACCTTCCCCGGCCTCCATGCCGCGCTGACAAAGCTGACCGGCTCCGAGACCGTGTCCACAGAGATCGCCGTCTCCCGCACCCAGGTGCTGGCCGTGGAGTGCGCCGACGAAACGCGCTATTACAGCGACAGCCAGCAGGTGGAACGATTCATTGCGGGGGAGAACCCGGACGGCACCGTGCGGTACGGGTACGGCACCGAGGAACAATATGGGCACGACTTTAAGAAGGGCTGA
- a CDS encoding RNA polymerase sigma factor: MDMETIYRLYFRDVYLFLQGLTRSETLAEELTQETFFKALDGLKNFDGKRDVRAWLFTVARNCWYDRCRKAKHTAPLEAAETQAADTPDIAQLLVDKDAAFTVHQCLHALEEPYKEVFSLRVFGELSFEDIGAIFGHNAAWARVTYYRAKTKLQAMLQTT, translated from the coding sequence ATGGACATGGAAACCATTTACCGGCTCTATTTCCGGGACGTGTACCTGTTTCTGCAGGGCCTGACCCGCTCGGAGACACTGGCCGAAGAGCTGACCCAGGAGACCTTCTTCAAGGCGCTGGACGGCCTGAAGAACTTTGACGGAAAACGGGATGTGCGGGCGTGGCTGTTCACGGTGGCCCGCAACTGCTGGTATGACCGCTGCCGCAAGGCAAAGCATACCGCCCCGCTGGAAGCGGCTGAGACGCAGGCCGCCGACACGCCGGACATTGCCCAGCTGCTGGTGGACAAGGATGCCGCCTTTACGGTGCACCAGTGCCTGCACGCGCTGGAAGAACCCTATAAAGAGGTGTTCAGCCTGCGGGTGTTCGGCGAGCTGTCCTTTGAGGACATCGGAGCCATTTTTGGCCACAATGCCGCCTGGGCACGGGTGACCTACTACCGCGCCAAAACAAAATTGCAGGCGATGCTGCAAACTACCTGA
- a CDS encoding phosphatase, with product MKKSCLIAVITALAAVAGALAAAAVYLHRREKELDEYERLLFGEDDAETVEPEAAEEAPAEDAAE from the coding sequence ATGAAGAAATCTTGCCTGATCGCTGTGATCACTGCCCTGGCCGCTGTTGCCGGAGCACTGGCTGCTGCGGCTGTTTACCTGCACCGCCGCGAAAAGGAACTGGACGAGTACGAGCGTCTGCTCTTTGGCGAGGACGATGCAGAAACGGTCGAGCCGGAAGCTGCCGAAGAGGCACCTGCCGAGGATGCTGCAGAATAA
- a CDS encoding S1C family serine protease → MDENKWEYNYSSSDNTAGGTGYPNVGSSGMNTANQYNNEPEPQAAAPDAGSTVPPTEVPPRQPAEPEPPKKKKHHVNGGKVARSAVALVLAAVMGFAGGYVGSQMNGSKVVIQQVAPSSSSSSSGSDSSITSASASGSSLTTEQVADLVSPSVVVITTEQVVYSQWSWYGQNQVESGAGSGVIISSDGYILTCAHVVDGASNITVTINDKDYTATLVGEDTTSDIAVIKIDADGLTPATVGDSDSLKVGQNVMAVGNPLGELGGTVTGGMISALNRSVTIQSTNSTNTMSLIQMDASVSPGNSGGGLFNMNGELVGIVNAKSSSSDAEGLGFAIPINDAIKVAQELLENGYVTGRPYLGITYLAVTDAQTAQQLGVNAYGVYIVDVTKGGPANQAGLKAGDRIVSVDGSEIAAKDDLGTLMQKHAAGDTLAITVARDGQMQTVNVTLGEKTASNS, encoded by the coding sequence ATGGATGAGAACAAATGGGAATACAACTATTCCTCTTCCGATAACACGGCAGGCGGCACCGGTTACCCCAATGTGGGCAGCAGCGGTATGAACACCGCCAACCAGTACAACAACGAGCCGGAGCCGCAGGCTGCTGCCCCGGATGCCGGCAGCACGGTGCCTCCCACCGAGGTGCCGCCCCGGCAGCCGGCGGAGCCGGAACCGCCCAAAAAGAAAAAGCATCACGTCAATGGCGGCAAGGTGGCACGCAGTGCCGTGGCACTGGTGCTGGCCGCAGTCATGGGCTTTGCGGGCGGCTATGTCGGCTCCCAGATGAACGGCAGCAAGGTGGTCATCCAGCAGGTGGCTCCCTCCAGCTCCAGCAGCTCTTCCGGCAGTGACAGCTCCATCACCTCGGCTTCGGCGTCCGGCAGCAGCCTGACCACCGAACAGGTGGCAGATCTGGTCAGCCCCAGCGTGGTGGTCATCACCACCGAGCAGGTGGTCTACTCCCAGTGGTCCTGGTACGGCCAGAATCAGGTGGAGAGCGGCGCCGGCAGCGGCGTGATCATCAGCTCGGATGGCTACATCCTCACCTGTGCCCACGTTGTGGACGGTGCTTCCAATATCACCGTGACGATCAATGATAAGGACTATACCGCAACGCTGGTGGGCGAAGATACCACCAGTGATATCGCGGTCATCAAGATCGACGCCGACGGCCTGACCCCCGCTACCGTGGGCGACAGCGACAGCCTGAAGGTGGGTCAGAACGTGATGGCTGTGGGCAACCCGCTGGGTGAGCTGGGCGGCACCGTGACCGGCGGCATGATCAGCGCACTGAACCGCAGTGTGACCATCCAGAGCACCAACTCCACCAACACCATGTCCCTGATCCAGATGGATGCCTCGGTCAGCCCCGGCAACTCCGGCGGCGGCCTGTTCAACATGAACGGTGAGCTGGTCGGCATCGTGAACGCAAAATCCTCTTCCAGCGATGCCGAGGGCCTGGGCTTTGCCATCCCCATCAATGATGCCATCAAGGTGGCACAGGAGCTGCTGGAGAACGGCTATGTGACCGGCCGCCCCTATCTGGGCATCACCTACCTGGCTGTGACCGACGCACAGACGGCACAGCAGCTGGGCGTGAACGCCTATGGCGTCTACATCGTGGACGTGACCAAGGGCGGCCCCGCCAATCAGGCCGGTCTGAAGGCCGGTGACCGCATCGTCAGCGTGGACGGCTCCGAGATCGCCGCCAAGGATGATCTGGGCACCCTGATGCAGAAGCATGCAGCCGGTGACACGCTGGCCATCACGGTGGCCCGCGACGGCCAGATGCAGACGGTCAATGTTACGCTGGGCGAAAAGACCGCTTCCAACAGCTGA
- a CDS encoding bifunctional GNAT family N-acetyltransferase/class I SAM-dependent methyltransferase, giving the protein MELRRTETGFALYKEKEVIGHCTLHPAAQGAALAALAIDPAWRRKGYGSYLLKEVLRSFGGYDREAATVFTAPLPADCAEMAFWAKFGFAAEGPQLVRRRTPDLTAVKFVQDFLAARLVHPRLCVDATCGNGGDTAFLCRLTAPEGRVLGFDIQPEAIASTRARLEQAKVPAGQYALHCDSHAHLLQYVQPGTADAVMFNFGWLPGADHAVFSTADSSIPALEAALQAVRPGGVVSAILYSGQVIGSGEKQAVLAWLRALPLKDFTVLVCDFANWAETAPLPCFILKK; this is encoded by the coding sequence ATGGAACTGCGCCGCACGGAAACGGGCTTTGCCCTTTATAAGGAAAAGGAGGTCATCGGCCATTGCACCCTGCACCCCGCCGCACAGGGCGCGGCCCTTGCCGCCCTTGCCATCGACCCGGCATGGCGGCGCAAGGGCTACGGCTCCTACCTGTTAAAAGAAGTATTGCGCAGCTTTGGCGGTTATGACCGCGAAGCCGCCACCGTGTTTACGGCACCCCTGCCCGCCGACTGCGCCGAGATGGCCTTCTGGGCCAAATTCGGCTTTGCGGCCGAGGGGCCGCAGCTGGTGCGCCGCCGCACCCCGGACCTGACCGCCGTCAAATTCGTGCAGGACTTCCTCGCCGCGCGGCTGGTGCACCCGCGCCTGTGCGTGGACGCCACCTGCGGCAACGGCGGCGACACAGCCTTCCTGTGCCGTCTTACCGCACCGGAGGGCCGTGTGCTGGGCTTTGACATCCAGCCGGAAGCCATCGCCTCCACCCGCGCCCGGCTGGAACAGGCCAAGGTGCCCGCCGGGCAGTATGCCCTGCACTGCGACAGCCACGCCCATCTGTTACAGTATGTGCAGCCCGGTACGGCGGATGCCGTGATGTTCAACTTCGGCTGGCTGCCCGGTGCCGACCACGCGGTGTTCTCCACCGCCGACAGCAGCATCCCCGCGCTGGAAGCCGCCCTGCAGGCGGTACGCCCCGGCGGGGTGGTCAGCGCCATCCTTTACAGCGGGCAGGTGATCGGCTCCGGGGAAAAGCAGGCGGTGCTGGCCTGGCTGCGGGCACTTCCGCTGAAAGATTTCACCGTTCTGGTGTGCGATTTTGCCAATTGGGCCGAAACCGCCCCTCTGCCCTGCTTCATCCTGAAAAAATAA
- a CDS encoding aldo/keto reductase, with protein MKNLQIGKSGIEVPFLGMGTWAIGGGAWWGDNDDSLSVKAIQTAVEQGIRWIDTAPIYGLYHSEEVVGEAMKHIDRDKVVLSTKCGLEWRHETPVLHKVVDGVTVYRDLSAQSIIEDVEDSLRRLHTDHLDVLYTHWQSPDFGLYPLEATVEAMMKLKDQGKIRAIGASNVTSDIVRGYCKYGQLDVIQEKYSLLTRRIEKQLLPTCKELGVSVQAYSPLEQGLLTGKVTMDTTYPEGSTRNSNPNFQPARRAQALAMLNNWQDLTEKYHCTMAQLVIALTARMVPGLFVLCGARTPEQVTDNAGAMHIHLDGADAVRMKWDVDSIS; from the coding sequence ATGAAGAATCTCCAAATCGGCAAGAGCGGCATCGAGGTGCCGTTCCTCGGCATGGGCACCTGGGCCATCGGCGGCGGTGCCTGGTGGGGCGACAACGACGACAGTCTGTCGGTCAAGGCCATCCAGACCGCCGTGGAACAGGGCATCCGGTGGATCGACACCGCGCCCATCTACGGCCTGTACCACAGCGAAGAAGTGGTGGGCGAAGCCATGAAGCACATCGACCGCGACAAGGTGGTGCTGTCCACCAAGTGCGGCCTGGAGTGGCGGCACGAGACTCCCGTACTGCACAAGGTGGTGGACGGCGTGACCGTGTACCGCGACCTGTCGGCCCAGAGCATCATCGAGGATGTGGAGGACAGCCTGCGCCGCCTGCACACCGACCACCTCGACGTGCTGTACACCCACTGGCAGTCGCCCGACTTCGGCCTGTACCCGCTGGAAGCCACGGTGGAGGCCATGATGAAGCTGAAGGACCAGGGCAAGATCCGCGCCATCGGTGCGTCCAACGTGACCTCTGATATCGTCCGGGGCTACTGCAAGTACGGCCAGCTGGATGTCATCCAGGAAAAGTACAGCCTGCTGACCCGCCGCATTGAAAAGCAGCTGCTGCCCACCTGCAAGGAGCTGGGCGTGTCGGTGCAGGCCTACTCCCCGCTGGAGCAGGGCCTGCTGACCGGCAAGGTGACCATGGACACCACCTACCCGGAGGGCAGCACCCGCAACAGCAATCCCAACTTCCAGCCCGCACGCCGGGCACAGGCCCTTGCCATGCTGAACAACTGGCAGGACCTGACCGAGAAGTACCACTGCACCATGGCCCAGCTGGTGATTGCCCTGACCGCCCGCATGGTGCCCGGCCTGTTCGTGCTGTGCGGTGCCCGCACCCCGGAGCAGGTGACTGATAACGCCGGTGCGATGCACATCCATCTGGACGGTGCCGACGCCGTGCGCATGAAGTGGGATGTGGATTCCATTTCCTGA
- a CDS encoding peptide chain release factor 3 yields the protein MTNREEIERRRTFAIISHPDAGKTTLTEKLLLYGGAINQAGSVKGKQSAKHAVSDWMDIEKQRGISVTSSVLQFNYAGKCVNILDTPGHQDFSEDTYRTLMAADSAVMVIDAAKGVEAQTIKLFKVCTLRHIPIFTFINKMDREARDPFELMENIEEILGIKTYPMNWPIGCGKEFKGVFDRNTRKVLAFSSDGRANGVKKVNETESELGDPALDELLTPYLHQQLADEIELLDGAAEEFDLDKVLRGELSPVFFGSALTNFGVEPFLENFLRLTPTPLARVDSLTGESVDPCRDEFSAFIFKIQANMNKAHRDRIAFMRICSGKFERGMEAYHVQEGKNIKLATGTQLMAQDRAIVDEAYAGDIIGLFDPGIFSIGDTLCTGKKKVQFAGIPTFSPEHFARIEQKDTMKRKQFVKGMEQIAQEGAIQIFREVGGGMEEVVVGVVGVLQLEVLEYRLNTEYNVEIRMQQLPFEQLRWVKNDPDTYNLRDLDLTSDTKAVEDMKGNRLLLFTSDWAVRWAETHNESLQLSEFGNI from the coding sequence ATGACAAATCGTGAAGAAATCGAGCGCCGCCGGACGTTTGCGATCATCAGCCATCCCGACGCCGGCAAGACCACGCTGACCGAAAAGCTGCTGCTGTACGGCGGAGCCATCAACCAGGCCGGTTCCGTCAAGGGCAAGCAGAGCGCCAAGCACGCTGTTTCCGACTGGATGGACATCGAGAAGCAGCGCGGTATTTCCGTCACCTCCTCGGTGCTGCAGTTCAACTACGCCGGCAAGTGCGTGAACATTCTGGACACCCCGGGCCATCAGGACTTTTCGGAGGATACCTACCGCACCCTGATGGCGGCGGACTCCGCCGTCATGGTCATCGACGCCGCCAAGGGCGTCGAGGCCCAGACCATCAAGCTGTTCAAGGTGTGCACCCTGCGCCACATCCCCATCTTTACCTTCATCAACAAGATGGACCGCGAAGCCCGCGACCCCTTTGAGCTGATGGAGAACATCGAGGAGATCCTGGGCATCAAGACCTACCCCATGAACTGGCCCATCGGCTGCGGCAAGGAGTTCAAGGGCGTGTTCGACCGCAACACCCGCAAGGTACTGGCCTTCTCCAGCGACGGCCGCGCCAACGGCGTGAAAAAGGTCAATGAGACCGAGTCCGAACTGGGTGATCCCGCACTGGATGAGCTGCTCACCCCCTACCTGCACCAGCAGCTGGCGGACGAGATCGAGCTGCTGGACGGTGCCGCTGAGGAGTTCGACCTGGACAAGGTGCTGCGCGGCGAGCTGAGCCCCGTGTTCTTCGGTTCGGCCCTGACCAACTTCGGTGTGGAACCCTTCCTGGAGAACTTCCTGCGGCTCACCCCCACCCCGCTGGCCCGCGTGGACAGCCTGACCGGCGAGTCCGTGGATCCCTGCCGTGACGAGTTCTCGGCTTTCATCTTCAAGATCCAGGCCAACATGAACAAGGCCCACCGCGACCGCATCGCTTTCATGCGCATCTGCTCCGGCAAGTTCGAGCGCGGCATGGAAGCCTATCATGTGCAGGAGGGCAAGAACATCAAGCTGGCCACCGGCACCCAGCTGATGGCGCAGGACCGCGCCATCGTGGACGAGGCCTATGCCGGCGATATCATCGGCCTGTTCGATCCGGGCATCTTCTCCATCGGCGACACCCTGTGCACCGGCAAGAAGAAGGTGCAGTTTGCGGGCATCCCCACCTTCTCGCCGGAGCACTTTGCCCGCATTGAGCAGAAGGACACCATGAAGCGCAAGCAGTTCGTGAAGGGCATGGAGCAGATCGCCCAGGAGGGCGCCATCCAGATCTTCCGCGAAGTGGGCGGCGGCATGGAAGAAGTGGTGGTCGGCGTGGTCGGCGTGCTGCAGCTGGAAGTGCTGGAATACCGCCTGAACACCGAGTACAACGTGGAGATCCGCATGCAGCAGCTGCCCTTTGAGCAGCTGCGCTGGGTGAAGAACGACCCCGACACCTACAACCTGCGGGACCTGGACCTGACCAGCGACACCAAGGCTGTGGAGGACATGAAGGGCAACCGCCTGCTGCTGTTCACCTCCGACTGGGCCGTGCGCTGGGCCGAGACCCACAACGAGAGCTTGCAGCTGAGCGAGTTCGGCAACATTTAA
- the mutY gene encoding A/G-specific adenine glycosylase, with protein sequence MENIAPALLDWFYKNHRILPFREDPTPYHVWLSEVMLQQTRVSAALPYYERFLAALPDIPALAACDEEKLHKLWEGLGYYSRVRNLQKAAKIVCEQYGGQLPADYAALRALPGIGDYTAGAIASISFGIPVPAVDGNVLRVFSRLYNDPGVITDPKVKKAFTARVMEHQPPEKAGDYNQALMELGALVCVPNGAPLCDACPLAGLCQARAAGTTAALPQKAKPKPRKVLPVTVALVESPAGFLVQQRPAKGLLAGLWQPLLWESEHLLQAEVLARLAALGVDTGTAVPEALPAAKHIFSHIEWLLSGVALTVPEQAAPAGCVWASREELRTTYTLPGAFAAYKDRMLG encoded by the coding sequence GTGGAAAACATTGCACCGGCCCTGCTGGACTGGTTTTACAAAAACCACCGCATCCTGCCCTTCCGGGAGGACCCCACGCCCTACCACGTCTGGCTCAGCGAAGTGATGCTGCAGCAGACCCGGGTGTCGGCGGCGCTGCCGTATTACGAGCGCTTTCTGGCGGCGCTGCCGGATATCCCGGCGCTGGCCGCCTGCGATGAGGAAAAGCTGCACAAGCTGTGGGAGGGTCTTGGCTACTACAGCCGGGTGCGCAACCTGCAGAAGGCCGCAAAGATCGTCTGCGAACAGTACGGCGGCCAGCTGCCCGCCGACTATGCCGCCCTGCGGGCCCTGCCCGGCATCGGGGACTACACCGCCGGGGCCATTGCATCCATCAGCTTTGGCATCCCGGTGCCGGCGGTGGACGGCAATGTGCTGCGGGTGTTTTCCCGCCTGTATAATGACCCCGGTGTCATTACAGATCCGAAGGTGAAAAAGGCCTTTACTGCCCGGGTGATGGAACATCAGCCGCCGGAAAAGGCCGGGGATTACAATCAGGCCCTGATGGAGCTGGGGGCGCTGGTCTGTGTGCCCAACGGTGCACCCCTGTGCGATGCCTGCCCGCTGGCCGGGCTGTGTCAGGCCCGCGCGGCGGGCACCACCGCCGCGCTGCCCCAGAAGGCAAAGCCGAAGCCCCGCAAGGTGCTGCCGGTGACGGTGGCGCTGGTGGAAAGTCCGGCGGGCTTTCTGGTACAGCAGCGGCCCGCAAAGGGACTGCTGGCCGGGCTGTGGCAGCCGCTGTTGTGGGAGAGCGAACACCTTTTGCAGGCCGAAGTGCTGGCAAGGCTGGCAGCCCTTGGAGTGGACACCGGCACCGCAGTGCCGGAAGCCCTGCCGGCGGCCAAGCACATCTTCAGCCACATCGAATGGCTGCTGTCCGGTGTGGCCCTCACGGTGCCGGAGCAGGCGGCCCCGGCGGGCTGCGTCTGGGCCAGCCGCGAGGAGCTGCGCACCACCTACACCCTGCCCGGTGCCTTTGCCGCCTACAAGGACCGGATGCTGGGATGA
- a CDS encoding radical SAM mobile pair system MarR family transcriptional regulator, translated as MKMNGGFLVTKIKQLGDRIFEKILSEKNIDAFNGAQGRILYVLWQEDGIPIRSLSIKCGLAITSLTTMLERMENQELIRRVQSETDKRKTLLFLTEKAHALKDEYDSVSDKMGSIYYKGFSEEEITQFEECLDRIRKNLEEWQKS; from the coding sequence GTGAAAATGAATGGCGGATTTCTTGTTACCAAAATAAAACAACTTGGAGATCGAATCTTTGAGAAGATTCTCAGCGAAAAGAATATTGATGCGTTTAACGGAGCCCAAGGGCGTATTCTTTATGTACTGTGGCAGGAAGATGGAATCCCAATCAGGTCACTCTCGATTAAATGTGGATTAGCGATAACTTCTCTTACTACGATGCTGGAAAGAATGGAAAATCAAGAGCTGATAAGACGTGTTCAGTCTGAAACGGACAAAAGGAAAACACTCCTGTTTCTGACTGAAAAAGCACATGCCTTAAAGGACGAATACGATTCTGTATCTGATAAAATGGGCAGTATTTACTACAAAGGTTTTTCGGAGGAAGAAATTACCCAGTTTGAGGAATGCCTCGACCGTATCAGAAAGAATCTTGAGGAGTGGCAGAAATCATGA